The proteins below are encoded in one region of Epinephelus lanceolatus isolate andai-2023 chromosome 7, ASM4190304v1, whole genome shotgun sequence:
- the shisa3 gene encoding protein shisa-3 homolog, protein MVRLLSCLLLGYLTWNLRISDAQGEYCHGWLDANGNYHDGFQCPEDFDTMDATVCCGSCALRYCCAAADARLDQGSCTNDREVDNTEYAAQPVYVPFLMVGSIFVAFVVVGSLVAVYCCTCLRPKQPTQQPIRFSLRSCQGETIPMILTSAPPSLRAPSRQSSTATTSSSSAGGGSSMRRFSLGGQGQQQQQHGCLVSATVSSSASTPTQTPQTLPPPPPPPYTSPPMSGGMQHPLPSTHTQLQLHQPSHPSQTTGFLLPQQYFFPLQPDAFSAAKSFADFGQS, encoded by the exons ATGGTGCGCCTGctgagctgcctgctgctgggATATCTGACCTGGAATCTGCGGATATCGGACGCGCAGGGAGAGTACTGCCACGGCTGGCTGGACGCTAATGGGAATTATCATGATGGCTTCCAGTGTCCGGAGGACTTTGACACCATGGACGCCACCGTGTGCTGCGGCTCCTGTGCGCTGCGCTACTGCTGCGCGGCCGCGGACGCACGGCTGGACCAGGGcagctgcaccaacgacagggAGGTGGACAACACTGAGTATGCCGCGC AACCTGTCTATGTGCCCTTCCTAATGGTAGGGAGCATCTTCGTCGCCTTTGTCGTGGTCGGCTCTCTGGTGGCCGTCTACTGCTGCACCTGCCTGCGACCCAAGCAGCCGACCCAGCAGCCCATTCGCTTCTCCCTGCGCAGCTGCCAGGGCGAAACCATCCCCATGATCCTCACCTCCGCTCCCCCAAGCCTCCGTGCCCCATCACGACAGTCCAGCACGGCCACCACCAGCTCTAGCTCGGCTGGAGGCGGCAGCTCCATGCGGAGGTTTTCTCTCGGAGGtcaggggcagcagcagcagcagcacggcTGCCTGGTGTCTGCCACCGTCTCCTCATCAGCCTCCACCCCCACCCAGACCCCTCAGACTCTgcctccacctccccctcccccttaCACATCCCCACCCATGTCAGGAGGCATGCAGCACCCACTACCCTCCACCCACACCCAGCTACAGCTCCACCAGCCCTCTCACCCCTCTCAGACCACCGGGTTCCTCCTGCCACAGCAGTACTTCTTCCCCCTGCAGCCCGATGCCTTCTCAGCAGCCAAGAGCTTCGCTGACTTCGGACAGAGCTGA